In a single window of the Streptobacillus ratti genome:
- a CDS encoding bifunctional 2-keto-4-hydroxyglutarate aldolase/2-keto-3-deoxy-6-phosphogluconate aldolase: MDILKKIGDEKLVAVIRGKDEEDAYLISKKVIEGGIRIIELTFSTPFVENTIERLSKENISGVLIGAGTVLDDITARIAIMKGARFIVSPHLDKDISRVCNRYKVPYLPGCATITEIVKALESGVDLVKLFPGDMLGAGFIKNTKGPLPHANMMPSGGVSIENMDKWLEVGAYALGIGSALTKHIPTRGYESVKEETKKFVDKYMELKK, from the coding sequence ATGGACATATTAAAGAAAATTGGTGATGAAAAACTGGTAGCAGTAATAAGAGGCAAAGATGAAGAAGATGCTTATTTAATATCAAAGAAAGTTATAGAGGGTGGAATAAGGATAATAGAATTAACTTTTTCAACACCATTTGTAGAAAATACAATAGAGAGATTAAGTAAAGAGAATATATCTGGAGTATTAATAGGAGCAGGAACAGTACTAGATGATATTACAGCAAGGATAGCAATAATGAAAGGGGCAAGATTTATAGTATCTCCTCATTTAGATAAAGATATATCAAGAGTGTGTAATAGATATAAAGTACCATATTTACCTGGATGTGCAACAATAACAGAGATAGTAAAAGCATTAGAAAGTGGAGTAGACTTAGTAAAACTATTTCCGGGAGATATGTTAGGAGCAGGATTTATAAAAAACACAAAAGGACCATTGCCACATGCAAATATGATGCCCTCAGGAGGAGTAAGTATAGAGAATATGGATAAGTGGTTAGAGGTAGGAGCCTATGCTTTAGGCATAGGTAGTGCCTTAACAAAGCACATACCAACAAGAGGATATGAGAGTGTAAAAGAGGAAACTAAAAAGTTTGTAGATAAATACATGGAATTAAAGAAATAG